A single genomic interval of Malania oleifera isolate guangnan ecotype guangnan chromosome 13, ASM2987363v1, whole genome shotgun sequence harbors:
- the LOC131146301 gene encoding exonuclease 1 isoform X1, which yields MGIKDLLRFMKPFTEPIHIQKYAGKRVGIDAYSWLHKGAYSCSMELCLNVEGNKKLQYLQYFMHRINLLRHYTITPVVVFDGGNIPCKAATEQDRQRKRKANLDLAMEKLKEGNVSAASELFQRSVIITPSMAHQLIQILRSENIEFVVAPYEADAQLAYLSSLGAEQGGIVTVITEDSDLLAYGCQAVVFKMDRYGNGEEIVLDRVFDSVDRAPSFQKFEKELFIGMCVLAGCDFLPSVPGIGIVRAHSLVSKYRNLDRVLSILKFDKGNQMPEDYAKFFKEAVAVFQHARIYDPRTKRLKHMKPIPQSVRQSLDGDLDFLGPDIPPSIATAIAEGKLDPTTMEAFDHFPSSGSYVDPTIIQTSGRSQQPKEAAVPTQERCFTVFSSCKTKEEKTRVKEPKPAAGERKYLSEAVALAQMVLPLEGYGQVGTTRVTNGTPLKVPDNNPFRKRKLVEVQVDQTQSITEQVSGVTKVESLHNSCMSLNSQETVDSTPKRSNGKER from the exons ATGGGCATCAAAGATCTTCTCAGATTCATGAAACCCTTCACTGAACCAATCCATATCCAGAAATATGCTGGCAAGCGC GTGGGTATTGATGCTTATTCATGGCTACACAAAGGAG CTTATTCATGTAGTATGGAGCTGTGTCTCAATGTGGAGGGGAATAAGAAATTGCAATACTTGCAGTATTTTATGCACAGAATTAATCTGCTTCGGCATTACACGATAACCCCTGTTGTTGTTTTTGACGGCGGTAATATCCCGTGCAAGGCTGCCACCGAGCAAGATAGGCAAAG AAAAAGAAAAGCAAATCTTGATTTGGCAATGGAGAAGCTCAAAGAAGGCAATGTTAGTGCTGCTTCTGAGCTCTTCCAG AGATCTGTAATTATTACTCCATCCATGGCACATCAATTGATTCAG ATTCTGCGATCAGAGAACATTGAATTTGTAGTTGCTCCTTATGAGGCTGATGCACAATTGGCATACCTGTCAAGCCTTGGAGCAGAACAAGGTGGAATTGTAACTGTGATCACTGAGGATAGTGATCTACTGGCCTACGGTTGCCAAGCT GTTGTTTTTAAGATGGACCGATATGGCAATGGAGAAGAAATTGTATTGGACAGGGTGTTTGATTCTGTGGATCGTGCACCTtcctttcaaaaatttgaaaaagaattgttCATAG GAATGTGTGTGTTGGCTGGCTGTGATTTTCTTCCATCTGTTCCTGGAATTGGGATTGTACGAGCTCATTCCTTGGTCTCCAAGTATCGAAACTTAGACCGT GTCCTATCCATTCTGAAGTTTGACAAGGGCAATCAAATGCCAGAAGATTAtgcaaaattttttaaagaaGCAGTTGCAGTCTTCCAACATGCGCGAAT ATATGATCCTAGAACTAAGAGGCTCAAACACATGAAACCTATTCCACAAAGTGTTCGGCAATCATTAGATGGAGATCTCGACTTCCTAGGGCc AGATATCCCTCCATCGATAGCAACAGCAATTGCTGAAGGTAAGTTAGACCCTACAACCATGGAGGCCTTCGATCACTTCCCAAGTTCTGGAAGTTATGTGGATCCTACAATAATCCAAACATCTGGTCGATCTCAACAACCTAAAGAAGCTGCAGTCCCAACACAAGAGagatgttttacagtattttcctcttgcaaaaccaaagaagaaaaaACTAGAG TGAAGGAGCCGAAGCCAGCTGCAGGAGAGAGGAAATACCTGAGCGAAGCTGTTGCTCTGGCGCAAATGGTACTTCCATTGGAAGGTTATGGCCAGGTGGGGACTACAAGGGTTACCAATGGCACCCCACTGAAAGTTCCTGACAACAATCCATTCAGGAAAAGAAAGCTTGTTGAAGTTCAGGTAGATCAAACACAGAGCATTACTGAACAAGTCTCAGGGGTAACTAAGGTTGAGAGCTTACACAATTCGTGCATGTCTTTGAATTCCCAAGAAACTGTGGATTCTACGCCCaagagaagtaatggaaaagagaGGTAA
- the LOC131146301 gene encoding exonuclease 1 isoform X3: protein MEKLKEGNVSAASELFQRSVIITPSMAHQLIQILRSENIEFVVAPYEADAQLAYLSSLGAEQGGIVTVITEDSDLLAYGCQAVVFKMDRYGNGEEIVLDRVFDSVDRAPSFQKFEKELFIGMCVLAGCDFLPSVPGIGIVRAHSLVSKYRNLDRVLSILKFDKGNQMPEDYAKFFKEAVAVFQHARIYDPRTKRLKHMKPIPQSVRQSLDGDLDFLGPDIPPSIATAIAEGKLDPTTMEAFDHFPSSGSYVDPTIIQTSGRSQQPKEAAVPTQERCFTVFSSCKTKEEKTRVKEPKPAAGERKYLSEAVALAQMVLPLEGYGQVGTTRVTNGTPLKVPDNNPFRKRKLVEVQVDQTQSITEQVSGVTKVESLHNSCMSLNSQETVDSTPKRSNGKER, encoded by the exons ATGGAGAAGCTCAAAGAAGGCAATGTTAGTGCTGCTTCTGAGCTCTTCCAG AGATCTGTAATTATTACTCCATCCATGGCACATCAATTGATTCAG ATTCTGCGATCAGAGAACATTGAATTTGTAGTTGCTCCTTATGAGGCTGATGCACAATTGGCATACCTGTCAAGCCTTGGAGCAGAACAAGGTGGAATTGTAACTGTGATCACTGAGGATAGTGATCTACTGGCCTACGGTTGCCAAGCT GTTGTTTTTAAGATGGACCGATATGGCAATGGAGAAGAAATTGTATTGGACAGGGTGTTTGATTCTGTGGATCGTGCACCTtcctttcaaaaatttgaaaaagaattgttCATAG GAATGTGTGTGTTGGCTGGCTGTGATTTTCTTCCATCTGTTCCTGGAATTGGGATTGTACGAGCTCATTCCTTGGTCTCCAAGTATCGAAACTTAGACCGT GTCCTATCCATTCTGAAGTTTGACAAGGGCAATCAAATGCCAGAAGATTAtgcaaaattttttaaagaaGCAGTTGCAGTCTTCCAACATGCGCGAAT ATATGATCCTAGAACTAAGAGGCTCAAACACATGAAACCTATTCCACAAAGTGTTCGGCAATCATTAGATGGAGATCTCGACTTCCTAGGGCc AGATATCCCTCCATCGATAGCAACAGCAATTGCTGAAGGTAAGTTAGACCCTACAACCATGGAGGCCTTCGATCACTTCCCAAGTTCTGGAAGTTATGTGGATCCTACAATAATCCAAACATCTGGTCGATCTCAACAACCTAAAGAAGCTGCAGTCCCAACACAAGAGagatgttttacagtattttcctcttgcaaaaccaaagaagaaaaaACTAGAG TGAAGGAGCCGAAGCCAGCTGCAGGAGAGAGGAAATACCTGAGCGAAGCTGTTGCTCTGGCGCAAATGGTACTTCCATTGGAAGGTTATGGCCAGGTGGGGACTACAAGGGTTACCAATGGCACCCCACTGAAAGTTCCTGACAACAATCCATTCAGGAAAAGAAAGCTTGTTGAAGTTCAGGTAGATCAAACACAGAGCATTACTGAACAAGTCTCAGGGGTAACTAAGGTTGAGAGCTTACACAATTCGTGCATGTCTTTGAATTCCCAAGAAACTGTGGATTCTACGCCCaagagaagtaatggaaaagagaGGTAA
- the LOC131146301 gene encoding exonuclease 1 isoform X2, which translates to MLASAYSISTHFFPLKFNFYEWVLMLIHGYTKEYFMHRINLLRHYTITPVVVFDGGNIPCKAATEQDRQRKRKANLDLAMEKLKEGNVSAASELFQRSVIITPSMAHQLIQILRSENIEFVVAPYEADAQLAYLSSLGAEQGGIVTVITEDSDLLAYGCQAVVFKMDRYGNGEEIVLDRVFDSVDRAPSFQKFEKELFIGMCVLAGCDFLPSVPGIGIVRAHSLVSKYRNLDRVLSILKFDKGNQMPEDYAKFFKEAVAVFQHARIYDPRTKRLKHMKPIPQSVRQSLDGDLDFLGPDIPPSIATAIAEGKLDPTTMEAFDHFPSSGSYVDPTIIQTSGRSQQPKEAAVPTQERCFTVFSSCKTKEEKTRVKEPKPAAGERKYLSEAVALAQMVLPLEGYGQVGTTRVTNGTPLKVPDNNPFRKRKLVEVQVDQTQSITEQVSGVTKVESLHNSCMSLNSQETVDSTPKRSNGKER; encoded by the exons ATGCTGGCAAGCGCGTATAGCATCAGCACCCATTTTTTTCccctaaaatttaatttttatga GTGGGTATTGATGCTTATTCATGGCTACACAAAGGAG TATTTTATGCACAGAATTAATCTGCTTCGGCATTACACGATAACCCCTGTTGTTGTTTTTGACGGCGGTAATATCCCGTGCAAGGCTGCCACCGAGCAAGATAGGCAAAG AAAAAGAAAAGCAAATCTTGATTTGGCAATGGAGAAGCTCAAAGAAGGCAATGTTAGTGCTGCTTCTGAGCTCTTCCAG AGATCTGTAATTATTACTCCATCCATGGCACATCAATTGATTCAG ATTCTGCGATCAGAGAACATTGAATTTGTAGTTGCTCCTTATGAGGCTGATGCACAATTGGCATACCTGTCAAGCCTTGGAGCAGAACAAGGTGGAATTGTAACTGTGATCACTGAGGATAGTGATCTACTGGCCTACGGTTGCCAAGCT GTTGTTTTTAAGATGGACCGATATGGCAATGGAGAAGAAATTGTATTGGACAGGGTGTTTGATTCTGTGGATCGTGCACCTtcctttcaaaaatttgaaaaagaattgttCATAG GAATGTGTGTGTTGGCTGGCTGTGATTTTCTTCCATCTGTTCCTGGAATTGGGATTGTACGAGCTCATTCCTTGGTCTCCAAGTATCGAAACTTAGACCGT GTCCTATCCATTCTGAAGTTTGACAAGGGCAATCAAATGCCAGAAGATTAtgcaaaattttttaaagaaGCAGTTGCAGTCTTCCAACATGCGCGAAT ATATGATCCTAGAACTAAGAGGCTCAAACACATGAAACCTATTCCACAAAGTGTTCGGCAATCATTAGATGGAGATCTCGACTTCCTAGGGCc AGATATCCCTCCATCGATAGCAACAGCAATTGCTGAAGGTAAGTTAGACCCTACAACCATGGAGGCCTTCGATCACTTCCCAAGTTCTGGAAGTTATGTGGATCCTACAATAATCCAAACATCTGGTCGATCTCAACAACCTAAAGAAGCTGCAGTCCCAACACAAGAGagatgttttacagtattttcctcttgcaaaaccaaagaagaaaaaACTAGAG TGAAGGAGCCGAAGCCAGCTGCAGGAGAGAGGAAATACCTGAGCGAAGCTGTTGCTCTGGCGCAAATGGTACTTCCATTGGAAGGTTATGGCCAGGTGGGGACTACAAGGGTTACCAATGGCACCCCACTGAAAGTTCCTGACAACAATCCATTCAGGAAAAGAAAGCTTGTTGAAGTTCAGGTAGATCAAACACAGAGCATTACTGAACAAGTCTCAGGGGTAACTAAGGTTGAGAGCTTACACAATTCGTGCATGTCTTTGAATTCCCAAGAAACTGTGGATTCTACGCCCaagagaagtaatggaaaagagaGGTAA